The Kitasatospora sp. NBC_00374 genome has a segment encoding these proteins:
- a CDS encoding NUDIX hydrolase, translating to MSEWTVHGSRPIYTSPWVGLHLVDVEPPGHPRYGHHVVKWAPVAAAVVLNDRDEVLLMWRHRFTTDTWSWEIPAGIVEDGESVEAAAAREVEEETGWRVSTLEPLAYIQPIVGMSNAEHHTFLARDAVHIGPPVDTHEADRIEWIPVARLQGMIDRREIVTGVAVSGLLQLLARRG from the coding sequence ATGAGCGAGTGGACCGTGCACGGCAGCCGGCCGATCTACACCAGTCCCTGGGTGGGGCTCCACCTCGTGGACGTCGAACCTCCCGGCCACCCCCGCTACGGGCACCACGTGGTGAAGTGGGCGCCGGTCGCCGCCGCGGTCGTCCTCAACGACCGGGACGAGGTCCTGCTGATGTGGCGGCACCGCTTCACCACCGACACCTGGAGCTGGGAGATCCCGGCCGGCATCGTCGAGGACGGCGAGAGCGTCGAGGCCGCCGCCGCCCGCGAGGTCGAGGAGGAGACCGGCTGGCGGGTCTCCACACTCGAACCCCTGGCGTACATCCAGCCGATCGTCGGCATGTCCAACGCCGAGCACCACACCTTCCTCGCCCGCGACGCCGTCCACATCGGCCCGCCCGTCGACACCCACGAGGCCGACCGGATCGAGTGGATCCCGGTGGCCCGTCTCCAGGGCATGATCGACCGCCGCGAGATCGTCACCGGCGTCGCGGTCAGCGGCCTGCTCCAACTCCTGGCCCGCCGGGGCTAG
- a CDS encoding DUF4442 domain-containing protein has protein sequence MARKRKITASTFRRVLTIWPPFLFAGIRVLAVSPDFRTAKVRLRLGRLNRNYVGTHFGGSIFAMTDPFWMLLVMQNLGPDYLVWDSAAEIEFVAPGRGDVFADFHLTDDRLAEIRELTAEGKKALVWFDTEVLGSDGTVVARVRKQIYVREKRRPEPSAG, from the coding sequence ATGGCACGAAAGCGCAAGATCACCGCGTCCACCTTCAGACGCGTGCTCACCATCTGGCCGCCGTTCCTGTTCGCCGGCATCCGGGTCCTCGCGGTCAGCCCCGACTTCCGGACGGCGAAGGTCCGGCTCCGCCTGGGGCGGCTCAACCGCAACTACGTCGGCACCCACTTCGGCGGCTCGATCTTCGCGATGACCGACCCGTTCTGGATGCTGCTGGTGATGCAGAACCTCGGCCCGGACTACCTGGTCTGGGACAGCGCCGCCGAGATCGAGTTCGTCGCGCCCGGCCGGGGCGACGTCTTCGCCGACTTCCACCTCACCGACGACCGGCTGGCCGAGATCCGCGAGCTGACCGCCGAGGGCAAGAAGGCCCTGGTCTGGTTCGACACCGAGGTGCTCGGGTCGGACGGCACGGTGGTGGCGCGGGTCCGCAAGCAGATCTACGTCCGGGAGAAGCGGCGCCCGGAGCCTTCCGCCGGCTGA
- a CDS encoding zinc ribbon domain-containing protein, producing MPRYDFRCRSCGATFELRRAMAQANDPAVCPEGHTDTTKLLSTVAVTGGAASSAAPAAPSGGGGCCGGGCCG from the coding sequence ATGCCTCGCTACGACTTCCGCTGCCGCTCCTGCGGAGCCACCTTCGAACTCCGCCGCGCCATGGCCCAGGCCAACGACCCGGCGGTCTGCCCCGAGGGCCACACCGACACCACGAAGCTGCTCTCCACGGTGGCCGTGACCGGGGGCGCCGCGTCCTCCGCGGCCCCGGCCGCCCCGAGCGGCGGCGGAGGCTGCTGCGGAGGCGGCTGCTGCGGCTGA
- a CDS encoding HAD family hydrolase encodes MDSRFLVASDLDRTLIYSNRALALEMPDRLAPRLLAVEVHDGRALSFMTEDAAELLVELTTLAAFVPATTRTRAQYERVHLPGPTPGWIPEYAICANGGHLLVNGVPDEDWQAEVGARLAASCAPLAEVVEHLAITADPEWTHKRRVAEDLFAYLVVERAELPDGWLAELTGWCEERGWTVSLQGRKVYAVPSPLTKSAALAEVERRTGAATVLSAGDSLLDAELLLAADHGWRPGHGELAETNWTAPGVTALNRIGVSAGEEIVRQILARVRAGASVRV; translated from the coding sequence ATGGACAGCCGGTTCCTGGTGGCGAGCGACCTCGACCGCACCCTGATCTACTCCAACCGGGCGCTGGCCCTGGAGATGCCCGACCGGCTGGCCCCCCGGCTGCTCGCGGTGGAGGTGCACGACGGTCGGGCGCTCTCCTTCATGACCGAGGACGCCGCCGAGCTGCTGGTCGAGCTGACCACCCTGGCCGCCTTCGTCCCCGCCACCACCCGCACCCGCGCGCAGTACGAGCGGGTCCACCTGCCCGGCCCGACGCCCGGCTGGATCCCCGAGTACGCGATCTGCGCCAACGGCGGCCACCTGCTGGTCAACGGCGTGCCGGACGAGGACTGGCAGGCCGAGGTGGGTGCCCGGCTGGCCGCCTCCTGCGCCCCGCTGGCCGAGGTGGTCGAACACCTGGCGATCACCGCCGACCCGGAGTGGACCCACAAGCGCCGGGTCGCCGAGGACCTCTTCGCCTACCTGGTGGTCGAACGCGCCGAGCTGCCCGACGGCTGGCTGGCCGAGCTGACCGGCTGGTGCGAGGAGCGCGGCTGGACCGTCTCGCTCCAGGGCCGCAAGGTGTACGCCGTGCCGTCCCCGCTCACCAAGAGCGCGGCCCTGGCCGAGGTCGAGCGCCGGACGGGCGCCGCCACCGTGCTCTCCGCCGGCGACTCGCTGCTCGACGCGGAGCTGCTGCTCGCCGCGGACCACGGCTGGCGCCCCGGCCACGGCGAACTCGCCGAGACCAACTGGACGGCGCCCGGTGTCACGGCGCTCAACCGGATCGGTGTCTCGGCGGGCGAGGAGATCGTCCGTCAGATCCTGGCCAGGGTCAGGGCGGGTGCCTCCGTCCGGGTCTGA